A stretch of DNA from Methylobacterium sp. CB376:
TCATGATCATGCCTCCATTTTCGATGCGACAGTCCACGCACCAAGAGGGCAGGCCGATTTCGCGGCCGGACAAGTCGCACATCGATGACTGCACGTCTGCCGGGTGGCTTGGTCGCCGCCCGACAGGGCCTAGCCCTCAGAACGGGTGCCCTGGAGAACAGTTCCATCCAGAAAATAGGCTGACGAGGTGGGCCGCCACGCCGTTCATCATGCGTTTATGTGTGACGCAGAGCGTGGTGAGGCCGTGAATGTCTGGCCCCGGACGACGCGCCTCGGCGGCCTTGAGAGGGCCCGCGGCATCCCGCGCGTCGGGGCCGGCGCCCCGCGCTGCGCGGACCGCCCGGCCCCGGCGAGGCGGCGGGAGCCGCGCCCCGGGCCGCGCATGGAGCCGCGCATGGAGCCGCACATGGAACGGTTTCGCCCTCTCGGAGATTCCTAAGCCCCAGCCGGACCCGACGACCCTGTCCGGAGATGGGCGATCACCCAGGTGCGAGGCGCACCTTCCCCAGTACGGGAGTGCGGGATGACTGGTGCGGCAGATGCGCTCTCGGCGACGCAGCAAACAGAATACGCGGTCCGGGGGCGGGCGGATCTGGACCGCCGGTTGGAACGACTGACCGGTTCCGAGAGGGACGCGTTCTGGAAGGCGGTCCGGAGCGCCTACGTGGTCGGCCCGAGATCCACCCCGGCCCCGCGGGCGGGCGGGGCCCGGCGCCGTGCCGCTTCGCGGCCCATCCAGGAGGTCTGCCGATGACGCGACCGCACGAGACTCACGCCGACGCGGTGCGCGCCGCGCGCCGGATCGTTAACGAATGCGGCGCGCGGCTCGCGCAGGCGATCCGCCGCGACGAGGCGGAGGCCATCGCGGATGCCTGCCACGACCTCGTGGCCCGGATCGCGGAGGCGATCGTGGAGGCCGAGGCCGCGGCCGCGGAGCCGGTCCGGCATCGCGCCGCGCCGGAACCGGACCGCGCGCACGAGGGGAACTCGCGGTTCCGGAACTGGCCCGTCCCGGTCTTCGGCCTGTCCACCTGGGCCTCCTTCCCCTGGACCTCCGCGCCGGCCGGGACGACGGACGGAACCGACCCGCGCGCCGGAGGGCGGGGTTGAGGGACCGGACGCCCGCGCGCCAGGGCCGCCGGCCGGCGCGGGATCGGCCGCCGGCGCGACCTCACGAGCCGCCCAGATCGAGCCGGTTCTCCAGAACCGCGCGGCCGGTCGCGGAGATGCGCACGGCGGCCCCGTCGCGGTCGTGATCGGCCCAGCCCTGCGCCACGAGGCTCGGAACGAACAGGTCGTCGTCCCGCGCCAGCGCCCGGGTTCCGGACAGTTCGAACAGCGTCACCCAGCCGCCGACGAGGTCGAGGAAGGTCATCAGGCGGATCTGCTCGGCCGTCATGCGGGATTCCCGGACCGGGGTTGGCCGATGCAGCCGCGCGCGGGGTGGGGCAGGGTCCCGAGCGGGTCCGGCCTCCCGGAAGCGTCGGCACGCTGCTCGGCCGGATGAGCGTGCCCCGTAACGACGGCGACGCGCGAGCGTTCCCCATGCCGGGGGCATTCCGCTCCGGCGCGCATCCCGCCGGGGCGGGGGTGCCGATCACGACGTGAGCATCCGGCCCGACCGGCCGCCCTCGTAGCCGAGGGCCTGCGCCAGCGCCGCCCGGGCGCGGTTGACGCGGCTCTTCGCCGTGCCGACCCGGCAGCCCATCAGCTCCGCCACCGCCTCGTAGGTCAGGCCCTGCGCGGCCACCAGCAGCAGGGCCTCCCGCTGCGGCGCCGGCAGCTGGCTCAGCCGCATCCACACGTCCTGCAGCGCGATGCCGTCCTCCTGGTCGGGCAGCGCGACCATGCGGGCGGCCTGCTCGCCGTCCGCGTCCTCCACGTCGCGCCGGCGCTTGCGCGCCGCAGTGTAGAACTGGTTGCGCAGGATCGTGAACAGCCACGCCTTCAGGTTGGTGCCGGGCGCGAAGCGGTCCTGGTTCTGCCAGGCCCGCAGCAGCGTCTCCTGCACGAGGTCATCGGCCTCGGCGCGCAGGATGGTCAGCGACAGGGCGTAGGCGCGCAGCGCCGGAACGGCCCCGAGCAGATCCTCGCGGAACGTCGATGCGGGTCGCGCGGCCTGGGCGGCGTCCAGGCGCGCGATCAGGTCGAGCAGAGCCTGAGGCTGCGGCCCGCCCATGACCGCCGCGTAGGCGGCCCGCAGCTGCGTGCCCAGCGCCGCGTGCACGAACCGGGGCAGCCGCGGGCGCGTGTCGGCCGGAACGTCCCCGGCCAATCCGGGATCCGCGGCTGCCGGGATCGTCTCGTCAGGTGCCATGATGCCTCTTGCTCGCCGGCCGATCCAGGTCTCCGGGTTGCGGATCCGGCCGCGCCCCTCGCAGGGTCCCGCAAGGCGCACTGTATCGTGACGCGCGGAGGCGAAGGGCGCAACGTTGAGAATGTGTTTCTGCATCCTCTAAGCAGTCATTCGCCATCGCTGGTTTGCGGTGCATCTGCCGACGCCGCGGAAATATGCTGGACAGTGCTGATAGTTTACTTAAAGGGCAGCGGCGCCCGCGGGGCGCCCGGCATCCGGTCAGGCAGCATCAGCTGTGAAGCGTGGCGCGGGAGGGCGTGCCGGCCGGGCCTCCGCGAAGTCGTTCGGGCGTCCTGCATGCAATATCGGGAAAATACCCCGCCGGCGGCGAGCCGGCCTGTGTTCGCCGCGGCCGCGGAGATCCTCCCTTCCGGGCGCCCCGCCGCGGCCCACGCCCCCCTCATCTGGCGCCTTCTCGTGACCGGAGTCGTTACGGGTTCTCGGGAGGCGGCGTGGCGCGGGCGCCGGGCGGGTCGCGCGGCCCCGGTGCCACTCATACACGGGGTCGGGCACACCAAAGACGAACCGATCTCTCCGCCGACGACCGCTCCAGCATGCCACAGGTTTCATCCGTGAGGGACGGCGAAGCCGGTGTGCAACTCATACCAAATCCGCTTGATCCCTTCGCGATGGCGGATTTGGGCTTCGCTCAGGCGCCGCGCA
This window harbors:
- a CDS encoding NepR family anti-sigma factor is translated as MAPDETIPAAADPGLAGDVPADTRPRLPRFVHAALGTQLRAAYAAVMGGPQPQALLDLIARLDAAQAARPASTFREDLLGAVPALRAYALSLTILRAEADDLVQETLLRAWQNQDRFAPGTNLKAWLFTILRNQFYTAARKRRRDVEDADGEQAARMVALPDQEDGIALQDVWMRLSQLPAPQREALLLVAAQGLTYEAVAELMGCRVGTAKSRVNRARAALAQALGYEGGRSGRMLTS